The following coding sequences lie in one Cydia strobilella chromosome 16, ilCydStro3.1, whole genome shotgun sequence genomic window:
- the LOC134748501 gene encoding uncharacterized protein LOC134748501 gives MGKSETRVKRASKYCIAAGCFNNDKNSDCTFFAVPSGQSEEEVERCKKWLTLLGREDLLGKDNLKIRSYCVCCAHFGDSQIKMLKTLKRGAIPTLLLADEIQEGSSSTEANTGSSSTQTTSQVKDSEPLVSSENTEVAVTNVIIVKTEILSAEEALANSSENTESDVSNVIIVKSEFVSAEEGLPNSSENTESDVSNVAIVKSEFVSAEEAMEKSTQTPKGLKKRKLTDEPRKKCKKQKGKNSK, from the exons atggggAAATCGGAGACGAGGGTTAAAAGGGCAAGTAAATACTGCATCGCGGCGGGGTGCTTCAACAACGATAAGAATTCCGATTGTACGTTCTTCGCGGTGCCGTCGGGACAGTCGGAGGAAGAGGTCGAAAG GTGCAAAAAATGGTTGACACTACTCGGCAGAGAGGACCTGTTAGGAAAAGACAATTTGAAAATACGTTCCTACTGCGTTTGCTGTGCACATTTCGGCGACTCGCAAATAAAAATGCTCAAAACTCTCAAAAGGGGCGCCATACCGACATTGTTACTAGCTGATGAAATACAAGAAGGTTCATCATCCACAGAGGCCAATACGGGGTCATCTTCAACACAAACCACTTCACAGGTCAAAGATTCAGAACCATTGGTATCGTCAGAAAACACAGAAGTTGCCGTTACAAATGTAATaattgtcaaaactgaaattctATCAGCTGAAGAAGCATTGGCAAATTCTTCAGAAAACACGGAAAGTGATGTTTCAAATGTGATAATTGTAAAGAGTGAATTTGTATCGGCTGAAGAAGGATTGCCAAATTCGTCAGAAAACACAGAAAGTGATGTTTCAAATGTAGCAATTGTAAAGAGTGAATTTGTATCGGCTGAAGAGGCAATGGAAAAGTCTACACAGACTccaaaaggtttaaaaaaaagaaaactgacAGATGAACCTAGGAAGAAATGCAAGAAACAAAAAGGAAAGAAcagtaaataa